CCGTCATGGCCGGACTGCGCCAGTCCGGCGGGGACTGGGTCGTGGTCATGGACGACGATTTTCAAAATCCCCCCGGGGAGATCGCCCGGATCGTGGACACGGCCCGCGACGGCGGCTACGACGTGGTCTACACCGCCTTCCGGGAAAAGCGCCACGGCCGGTTGCGCAATCTGGGCAGCGCCTTCAACGACAAGGTCGCCACCATGCTCCTCGACAAGCCGCCGCGCCTGTACCTGTCGAGCTTCAAGTGCGTAAGCCGCTTCCTGGTGGACCGCATCGTGGAGTATACCGGCCCAGCGCCCTACGTCGACGGGCTTATTTTGCGCGCCACGGGCAATATCGGCCAGGTGGAGGTGGAGCACCGCGACCGGGAGGCCGGCCGGTCCGGCTACACCTTGTGGAAGCTCGTGCGGCTGTGGCTGACCATGTTCGTCAATTTTTCCGTGGCGCCGCTGCGGCTTTCGGCCTTTCTCGGGTTGGGCTTGGGGGCTTTCGGCCTGCTCATGGCCGTCTGGAGCCTGGCCGAAAAGGTCTTCGGCGTGTCCGTGCCTTCGGGCTGGACCATGCTTTACATCACGATCATCATCTTTTCCGGGGTGCAGCTCGTCATGCTCGGGCTGCTCGGGGAATACGTCGGCCGCTCCCTCATGGAGATCAACCGCACGCCCCAGGCCGTGGTGCGCGAGATCCACGGCGGCGACGGCCGCCCGCCAAGGGAGGTTCGCCCGTGAAAAGTCCCCTCGACGGCGTGCGCCTGCTTGACGTGGCGACCCTGCGCGACGACCGGGGCGCGCTGTCCGTCATCGAAGGCGGCCGCCACATCCCCTTTGCCGTGGCCCGGATCTTTTACATGCACGGCATGACCGCCGATCGCGGCGGCCACGCCCACCGCGACACCGAGCAGTGCATCCTGGCCGTGGCCGGATCGCTGACCATGGCGCTCACCGACGGCAGCCACACGGCGGACTACCGCCTGGACGACCCCGCCCGGGCGCTCTACCTGCCGCCCATGATCTTTCTCGACATTCGCGACATCAGCCCGGACGCCGTGTGCCTGGTGCTGGCCAGCACGCCCTACGATCCCGCCGGCGTCATTCGCTCCCTGGACGTTTACCGCCAAACCCTGGCTGGGACATGAGCACCGCCGCCGCGCGTCTGGCCTTTTCGCGTTCCTGCCGCGCCCTCTCCGGCGTCTTCCCGGACATGGAGGCGGTCAT
This genomic stretch from Solidesulfovibrio fructosivorans JJ] harbors:
- a CDS encoding glycosyltransferase family 2 protein, encoding MNPEPSPTLTIVIPVYNAEATIGRLVRALLADPPLPGTDIVLVNDGSRDRSHEVCLECCEAFPGRVTYLRLARNFGEHNAVMAGLRQSGGDWVVVMDDDFQNPPGEIARIVDTARDGGYDVVYTAFREKRHGRLRNLGSAFNDKVATMLLDKPPRLYLSSFKCVSRFLVDRIVEYTGPAPYVDGLILRATGNIGQVEVEHRDREAGRSGYTLWKLVRLWLTMFVNFSVAPLRLSAFLGLGLGAFGLLMAVWSLAEKVFGVSVPSGWTMLYITIIIFSGVQLVMLGLLGEYVGRSLMEINRTPQAVVREIHGGDGRPPREVRP
- a CDS encoding sugar 3,4-ketoisomerase produces the protein MKSPLDGVRLLDVATLRDDRGALSVIEGGRHIPFAVARIFYMHGMTADRGGHAHRDTEQCILAVAGSLTMALTDGSHTADYRLDDPARALYLPPMIFLDIRDISPDAVCLVLASTPYDPAGVIRSLDVYRQTLAGT